The Neodiprion virginianus isolate iyNeoVirg1 chromosome 5, iyNeoVirg1.1, whole genome shotgun sequence genome contains a region encoding:
- the LOC124306100 gene encoding uncharacterized protein LOC124306100 isoform X1, which produces MPREILFPTFRYRNLVVGAAMSLERELDAIPSSFSSDVKSLTESSAMLNLRKLPDAGVQNGGGRAGILSIASVEISEETASTRVVEKFDKQTKKVANLPGSGETVDSHGVKLGLTEGATGPTESGSSGESLEACGKELRIISLDEIAWHDTPDDCWFAIYDYVYDCTSFIGDHPGGDDVLLEYAGRDATLAFIGAGHSKFARKSLERYLIGELPHSERIFRIADGVKVFGY; this is translated from the exons ATGCctcgtgaaattttattccccACCTTTCGTTATCGCAATCTAGTTGTAGGCGCCGCGATGTCCTTAGAACGGGAACTCGATGCGATTCCATCCTCGTTTTCCTCGGATGTAAAATCATTAACCGAATC AAGCGCGATGCTGAACCTGAGGAAATTGCCGGACGCTGGCGTTCAGAACGGCGGTGGAAGAGCCGGAATACTGAGCATAGCATCGGTCGAAATATCAGAAGAAACTGCGAGCACGCGAgtggttgaaaaattcgacaaaCAGACCAAGAAGGTGGCAAATCTCCCCGGCAGCGGTGAGACGGTGGATTCGCACGGAGTGAAACTGGGCCTTACGGAAGGAGCGACGGGCCCAACCGAAAGCGGAAGTAGCGGCGAGTCTCTGGAGGCCTGCGGTAAAGAGCTGAGGATAATTTCCCTCGACGAGATCGCCTGGCACGACACGCCCGACGATTGCTGGTTTGCGATTTACGATTACGTGTACGATTGCACCAGCTTCATCGGGGATCATCCCGGAGGCGATGACGTCCTCCTCGAGTACGCAGGTCGCGATGCGACGCTCGCTTTCATCGGCGCGGGCCATTCGAAATTCGCGCGAAAAAGCCTCGAGCGATATCTCATCGGTGAGCTTCCGCACTCTGAGAGGATATTTCGAATCGCTGACGGCGTCAAGGTTTTCGGATACTAA
- the LOC124306100 gene encoding cytochrome b5 type B isoform X2 — protein MLNLRKLPDAGVQNGGGRAGILSIASVEISEETASTRVVEKFDKQTKKVANLPGSGETVDSHGVKLGLTEGATGPTESGSSGESLEACGKELRIISLDEIAWHDTPDDCWFAIYDYVYDCTSFIGDHPGGDDVLLEYAGRDATLAFIGAGHSKFARKSLERYLIGELPHSERIFRIADGVKVFGY, from the coding sequence ATGCTGAACCTGAGGAAATTGCCGGACGCTGGCGTTCAGAACGGCGGTGGAAGAGCCGGAATACTGAGCATAGCATCGGTCGAAATATCAGAAGAAACTGCGAGCACGCGAgtggttgaaaaattcgacaaaCAGACCAAGAAGGTGGCAAATCTCCCCGGCAGCGGTGAGACGGTGGATTCGCACGGAGTGAAACTGGGCCTTACGGAAGGAGCGACGGGCCCAACCGAAAGCGGAAGTAGCGGCGAGTCTCTGGAGGCCTGCGGTAAAGAGCTGAGGATAATTTCCCTCGACGAGATCGCCTGGCACGACACGCCCGACGATTGCTGGTTTGCGATTTACGATTACGTGTACGATTGCACCAGCTTCATCGGGGATCATCCCGGAGGCGATGACGTCCTCCTCGAGTACGCAGGTCGCGATGCGACGCTCGCTTTCATCGGCGCGGGCCATTCGAAATTCGCGCGAAAAAGCCTCGAGCGATATCTCATCGGTGAGCTTCCGCACTCTGAGAGGATATTTCGAATCGCTGACGGCGTCAAGGTTTTCGGATACTAA
- the LOC124306102 gene encoding dTTP/UTP pyrophosphatase codes for MLEPTKQILQAGRIILASGSPRRKEIIENLGLKPEVVPSTYDENLDRAKYKSHGDYVKDLAYFKVIEVYDRLKGDEVQPKLVIGADTIVTMGDVIYGKPTDSNDAIKILSILAGKTHTVYTGVCLKTDKEEVKFYEKTDVTFGDITQAQIEAYVKTGEPLDKAGGYGIQGFGGCLVEKINGDFFTVMGLPVYMLTKILNRLYN; via the exons ATGTTGGAACCAACAAAACAGATTCTACAAGCCGGGCGTATAATTCTAGCCAGCGGCTCTCCAAGGCGGAAAGAAATAATCGAGAATTTG GGCTTAAAACCAGAGGTCGTTCCTTCGACGTACGATGAAAATTTAGACAGAGCAAAGTACAAATCGCACGGTGACTATGTCAAAGATTTAGCCTATTTCAAAGTGATCGAAGTTTACGACAGACTCAAGGGCGATGAGGTGCAACCTAAACTCGTTATCGGCGCCGACACAATCGTCACCATGGGCGACGTTATCTATGGGAAACCAACGGATTCAAATGACGCAATTAAAATACTGTCGAT TCTGGCTGGAAAAACGCACACCGTTTATACGGGTGTTTGTTTAAAAACAGACAAGGAGgaggtgaaattttacgaaaagACTGATGTAACATTTGGCGATATTACGCAGGCCCAAATCGAAGCATACGTCAAGACCGGGGAACcctt GGACAAGGCTGGTGGATATGGGATTCAAGGATTCGGTGGCTGTCTTGTTGAGAAGATAAACGGGGATTTCTTTACCGTGATGGGGCTTCCCGTTTACATGCTGACGAAGATTTTAAACCGACTTTACAACTGA
- the LOC124306099 gene encoding proteasome subunit beta type-7: protein MSSLLIPNIPAPGFSFDNCQRNAFLAQKGYAAPKATKTGTTIVGIVFKDGVILGADTRATEDTIVSDKNCSKIHFLAQNMYCCGAGTAADTEMTTQMIASQLELHRLNTGRVVPVATANMMLKQLLFRHQGHIGAALVLGGVDLMGPHLHCIYPHGSTDKLPYCTMGSGSLAAMAVFESKWKPNLTEEEGKNLVADAIRAGIFNDLGSGSNVDVCVIRKGSVDYIRPFDVANKKGQKQGSYRYKQGTTAVLSKVVRPVIIEKTVIRRIEQESMDTSS, encoded by the exons ATGTCGTCTCTTCTGATCCCCAACATTCCGGCGCCCGGTTTTTCTTTCGATAACTGTCAGAG AAATGCGTTCCTTGCTCAGAAGGGATATGCAGCTCCAAAGGCAACGAAGACTGGAACGACAATTGTCGGTATAGTATTCAAGGATGGTGTCATCCTTGGCGCAGACACCAGAGCAACGGAGGACACAATAGTATCGGATAAGAACTGCAGCAAGATTCACTTCTTGGCTCAAAATATGTA TTGCTGTGGTGCCGGAACAGCAGCTGACACCGAAATGACGACGCAGATGATCGCGAGTCAGCTAGAGCTACATCGCCTCAACACTGGTCGTGTCGTACCTGTCGCAACAGCCAACATGATGCTGAAGCAACTACTGTTCCGTCACCAAGGACACATTGGGGCTGCGCTTGTCCTCGGTGGTGTTGACCTGATGGGACCCCATCTCCATTGCATATATCCCCATGGGTCAACCGACAAACTACCATATTGCACAATGGGATCTGGATCTCTTGCTGCTATGGCTGTGTTTGAGAGTAAATGGAAGCCGAACCTTACA GAGGAAGAGGGTAAAAATCTCGTTGCGGATGCAATCAGGGCCGGTATCTTCAACGATTTGGGATCAGGATCGAACGTAGACGTCTGCGTGATCCGAAAGGGTTCGGTTGACTATATCCGGCCTTTTGACGTGGCCAACAAGAAGGGGCAGAAGCAGGGATCGTACCGCTACAAGCAGGGTACGACGGCTGTGCTAAGCAAGGTTGTGCGCCCTGTGATAATCGAGAAGACGGTGATCCGCAGGATTGAGCAGGAGTCTATGGACACGTCGTCGTGA
- the LOC124306097 gene encoding villin-1 isoform X1, with translation MGFLTQDNRSCCSEDSVNSDVFRSIPKHAVVFYVWRIEGLGAVAVPRNKIGSFLTNAAYIVYTVTPKGGPLPYPGIPSKDIKGPVIRAVHFWIGEACETTVAGGAALRAAELDAQVSATILHREAEGREGPRFLAYFRDKIVVERNRPEGLTTCCSLHRVTGVTIPIITELEEVAWDHFSSCDVILLDFHSRGVIFLWIGSSALPLHKKHAAKIAELRKENNNGRVVMVDDGYEQTMGREDRALFDSALSPDTRVVMPGRMGSTGSPSPIKLYKCTEQSGKYKVAELKSGPIFRADLSPESVFLIDRGEAGVWAWVGREVNAREKLEAVRNARGFVKKKGYSSATPVARAVDGHEPSEMKSLLRGWDSEKKRALILPSHFEPDYMAERPRMAADCQLVDDGSGDRTFWKVAKSDTASIRDAGIYYAEACYVMQYRYGTGRKSRVVVYCWKGAHSSSVDREAALEFACKLIEESCGQLVVASQGREPSHLLQIYGGRLTILSGQHRDKPPKKYLVRVLGSTPYTSKAVERPLRASSLDSSGVFILFSESPVVWCGGRSTGDLREASRRLASSTTPLIAEGKEDDGFWTQLGGRSVYSTETVDVVEECEKRLYHCQVEATAFVGQEILGFGQAALLPEAAWLLDTGNTIWVWLGDWSTVKTVKDCVEMATVFLYTHPASRDRNTTITVIRQGFEPPTFIGLFENWNHNSLRDYQSFNALRNSLLDKQMAGPTSGNEAEEKEATSSFDNLVKYPLKMLRNEPENLPAGVNVERKEMHLTHDDFLAVFKIQPSEFEKLPAWRRQRLKQAAGLF, from the exons ATGGGCTTTCTTACGCAG gATAACAGGAGCTGCTGTTCCGAGGATTCTGTGAACAGCGACGTGTTCCGCAGCATACCCAAGCATGCGGTGGTATTTTACGTGTGGAGAATCGAG GGTCTCGGTGCTGTTGCTGTACCTCGTAACAAGATCGGATCATTCCTCACAAACGCCGCCTACATCGTTTATACGGTGACTCCAAAAGGCGGGCCTCTCCCTTATCCAGGAATACCG AGCAAGGACATTAAGGGGCCGGTGATTCGAGCGGTCCATTTCTGGATCGGAGAAGCTTGCGAGACGACTGTTGCCGGAGGTGCGGCGCTGAGGGCGGCGGAGCTTGATGCTCAAGTTTCGGCGACGATTCTTCATCGGGAAGCAGAGGGTCGAGAAGGTCCGAGGTTCCTTGCCTACTTCAGGGACAAAATTGTCGTGGAAAGGAACCGACCCGAGGGTCTGACGACATGTTGCAGCCTCCACCGAGTCACGGGAGTAACGATACCAATTATTACCGAACTTGAGGAAGTCGCTTGGGATCATTTTTCGTCCTGCGATGTTATTCTTTTGGATTTTCACTCAAG AGGGGTGATCTTCCTCTGGATTGGATCATCGGCTCTTCCGCTGCACAAAAAGCACGCGGCAAAAATAGCCGAGCTTCGGAAGGAGAACAACAATGGTCGAGTGGTGATGGTGGACGATGGTTACGAGCAGACAATGGGGCGGGAGGACAGAGCTTTATTCGACAGCGCGCTGTCTCCGGATACGAGGGTTGTGATGCCGGGACGAATGGGGTCTACAGGTTCGCCGAGTCCGATAAAGTTGTACAAGTGTACAGAGCAGTCGGGTAAGTACAAAGTCGCGGAGCTGAAGTCGGGCCCGATTTTCCGTGCCGATTTGTCCCCGGAATCGGTCTTCCTTATCGACCGAGGCGAGGCAGGGGTTTGGGCCTGGGTCGGGCGGGAAGTCAACGCGAGGGAGAAGCTCGAAGCCGTCAGAAACGCCCGCGGATTTGTCAAGAAGAAGGGATACTCTTCGGCTACGCCGGTCGCTCGAGCCGTTGACGGACACGAACCGTCGGAGATGAAATCTCTTCTCCGAGGATGGGACTCTGAGAAGAAGAGGGCCCTTATTTTGCCCTCCCATTTTGAGCCCGACTACATGGCAGAGCGGCCCAGGATGGCCGCCGACTGCCAACTCGTCGACGACGGGTCTGGCGATAGGACTTTTTGGAAGGTCGCAAAGAGCGATACGGCCTCGATTCGTGACGCAGGAATTTACTACGCTGAGGCCTGTTACGTCATGCAGTACAGATACGGCACCGGAAGGAAGAGTCGAGTCGTA GTTTATTGTTGGAAGGGTGCGCATTCGTCCAGCGTCGACAGAGAAGCAGCCCTGGAATTCGCGTGTAAATTAATTGAAGAGTCTTGCGGTCAGTTGGTGGTAGCATCTCAGGGACGAGAACCGTCTCACCTGCTGCAAATATACGGTGGAAGATTGACCATTCTGTCCGGTCAGCACAGGGACAAAC CCCCAAAAAAGTACCTCGTCAGGGTGCTTGGATCGACTCCGTACACCTCAAAGGCCGTCGAGCGACCACTTAGGGCCAGCAGTCTCGACTCCAGCGGGGTTTTCATCCTCTTTTCAGAATCTCCTGTCGTCTGGTGCGGGGGGAGAAGCACCGGAGACTTAAGAGAAGCTTCGAGACGTTTGGCGTCCAGCACAACTCCGCTGATAGCCGAGGGAAAGGAAGACGACGGGTTTTGGACGCAGCTTGGAG GACGAAGTGTCTACTCAACCGAAACCGTGGACGTCGTTGAGGAGTGTGAAAAACGACTTTACCACTGTCAGGTGGAGGCCACAGCTTTCGTAGGTCAGGAAATCCTGGGATTTGGACAAGCCGCGTTGCTGCCCGAGGCGGCATGGCTCTTGGACACGGGAAACACGATATGGGTATGGCTGGGCGATTGGTCGACGGTAAAAACGGTCAAGGATTGCGTCGAAATGGCGACGGTATTTCTATACACACACCCAGCTAGTCGGGACCGGAACACGACCATCACGGTGATCCGGCAAG GTTTCGAGCCGCCAACGTTCATCGGCCTCTTCGAGAATTGGAATCACAACTCGCTTAGGGATTACCAGAGCTTCAACGCTCTGAGAAATTCACTTTTGGACAAGCAGATGGCGGGGCCAACTAGCGGTAACGAAGCCGAGGAAAAAGAGGCGACGTCGAGTTTCGACAACTTGGTCAAATATCCACTGAAAATGCTGAGGAATGAACCGGAAAATTTGCCAGCCGGCGTAAACGTAGAACGAAAAGAGATGCACTTGACACATGACGATTTTTTAGCGGTCTTCAAAATCCAACCGTCGGAATTCGAGAAATTACCCGCGTGGCGGAGGCAGAGACTGAAACAGGCGGCCGGCCTGTTTTAA
- the LOC124306097 gene encoding villin-1 isoform X2, whose translation MYLSVDNRSCCSEDSVNSDVFRSIPKHAVVFYVWRIEGLGAVAVPRNKIGSFLTNAAYIVYTVTPKGGPLPYPGIPSKDIKGPVIRAVHFWIGEACETTVAGGAALRAAELDAQVSATILHREAEGREGPRFLAYFRDKIVVERNRPEGLTTCCSLHRVTGVTIPIITELEEVAWDHFSSCDVILLDFHSRGVIFLWIGSSALPLHKKHAAKIAELRKENNNGRVVMVDDGYEQTMGREDRALFDSALSPDTRVVMPGRMGSTGSPSPIKLYKCTEQSGKYKVAELKSGPIFRADLSPESVFLIDRGEAGVWAWVGREVNAREKLEAVRNARGFVKKKGYSSATPVARAVDGHEPSEMKSLLRGWDSEKKRALILPSHFEPDYMAERPRMAADCQLVDDGSGDRTFWKVAKSDTASIRDAGIYYAEACYVMQYRYGTGRKSRVVVYCWKGAHSSSVDREAALEFACKLIEESCGQLVVASQGREPSHLLQIYGGRLTILSGQHRDKPPKKYLVRVLGSTPYTSKAVERPLRASSLDSSGVFILFSESPVVWCGGRSTGDLREASRRLASSTTPLIAEGKEDDGFWTQLGGRSVYSTETVDVVEECEKRLYHCQVEATAFVGQEILGFGQAALLPEAAWLLDTGNTIWVWLGDWSTVKTVKDCVEMATVFLYTHPASRDRNTTITVIRQGFEPPTFIGLFENWNHNSLRDYQSFNALRNSLLDKQMAGPTSGNEAEEKEATSSFDNLVKYPLKMLRNEPENLPAGVNVERKEMHLTHDDFLAVFKIQPSEFEKLPAWRRQRLKQAAGLF comes from the exons ATGTATTTATCAGTG gATAACAGGAGCTGCTGTTCCGAGGATTCTGTGAACAGCGACGTGTTCCGCAGCATACCCAAGCATGCGGTGGTATTTTACGTGTGGAGAATCGAG GGTCTCGGTGCTGTTGCTGTACCTCGTAACAAGATCGGATCATTCCTCACAAACGCCGCCTACATCGTTTATACGGTGACTCCAAAAGGCGGGCCTCTCCCTTATCCAGGAATACCG AGCAAGGACATTAAGGGGCCGGTGATTCGAGCGGTCCATTTCTGGATCGGAGAAGCTTGCGAGACGACTGTTGCCGGAGGTGCGGCGCTGAGGGCGGCGGAGCTTGATGCTCAAGTTTCGGCGACGATTCTTCATCGGGAAGCAGAGGGTCGAGAAGGTCCGAGGTTCCTTGCCTACTTCAGGGACAAAATTGTCGTGGAAAGGAACCGACCCGAGGGTCTGACGACATGTTGCAGCCTCCACCGAGTCACGGGAGTAACGATACCAATTATTACCGAACTTGAGGAAGTCGCTTGGGATCATTTTTCGTCCTGCGATGTTATTCTTTTGGATTTTCACTCAAG AGGGGTGATCTTCCTCTGGATTGGATCATCGGCTCTTCCGCTGCACAAAAAGCACGCGGCAAAAATAGCCGAGCTTCGGAAGGAGAACAACAATGGTCGAGTGGTGATGGTGGACGATGGTTACGAGCAGACAATGGGGCGGGAGGACAGAGCTTTATTCGACAGCGCGCTGTCTCCGGATACGAGGGTTGTGATGCCGGGACGAATGGGGTCTACAGGTTCGCCGAGTCCGATAAAGTTGTACAAGTGTACAGAGCAGTCGGGTAAGTACAAAGTCGCGGAGCTGAAGTCGGGCCCGATTTTCCGTGCCGATTTGTCCCCGGAATCGGTCTTCCTTATCGACCGAGGCGAGGCAGGGGTTTGGGCCTGGGTCGGGCGGGAAGTCAACGCGAGGGAGAAGCTCGAAGCCGTCAGAAACGCCCGCGGATTTGTCAAGAAGAAGGGATACTCTTCGGCTACGCCGGTCGCTCGAGCCGTTGACGGACACGAACCGTCGGAGATGAAATCTCTTCTCCGAGGATGGGACTCTGAGAAGAAGAGGGCCCTTATTTTGCCCTCCCATTTTGAGCCCGACTACATGGCAGAGCGGCCCAGGATGGCCGCCGACTGCCAACTCGTCGACGACGGGTCTGGCGATAGGACTTTTTGGAAGGTCGCAAAGAGCGATACGGCCTCGATTCGTGACGCAGGAATTTACTACGCTGAGGCCTGTTACGTCATGCAGTACAGATACGGCACCGGAAGGAAGAGTCGAGTCGTA GTTTATTGTTGGAAGGGTGCGCATTCGTCCAGCGTCGACAGAGAAGCAGCCCTGGAATTCGCGTGTAAATTAATTGAAGAGTCTTGCGGTCAGTTGGTGGTAGCATCTCAGGGACGAGAACCGTCTCACCTGCTGCAAATATACGGTGGAAGATTGACCATTCTGTCCGGTCAGCACAGGGACAAAC CCCCAAAAAAGTACCTCGTCAGGGTGCTTGGATCGACTCCGTACACCTCAAAGGCCGTCGAGCGACCACTTAGGGCCAGCAGTCTCGACTCCAGCGGGGTTTTCATCCTCTTTTCAGAATCTCCTGTCGTCTGGTGCGGGGGGAGAAGCACCGGAGACTTAAGAGAAGCTTCGAGACGTTTGGCGTCCAGCACAACTCCGCTGATAGCCGAGGGAAAGGAAGACGACGGGTTTTGGACGCAGCTTGGAG GACGAAGTGTCTACTCAACCGAAACCGTGGACGTCGTTGAGGAGTGTGAAAAACGACTTTACCACTGTCAGGTGGAGGCCACAGCTTTCGTAGGTCAGGAAATCCTGGGATTTGGACAAGCCGCGTTGCTGCCCGAGGCGGCATGGCTCTTGGACACGGGAAACACGATATGGGTATGGCTGGGCGATTGGTCGACGGTAAAAACGGTCAAGGATTGCGTCGAAATGGCGACGGTATTTCTATACACACACCCAGCTAGTCGGGACCGGAACACGACCATCACGGTGATCCGGCAAG GTTTCGAGCCGCCAACGTTCATCGGCCTCTTCGAGAATTGGAATCACAACTCGCTTAGGGATTACCAGAGCTTCAACGCTCTGAGAAATTCACTTTTGGACAAGCAGATGGCGGGGCCAACTAGCGGTAACGAAGCCGAGGAAAAAGAGGCGACGTCGAGTTTCGACAACTTGGTCAAATATCCACTGAAAATGCTGAGGAATGAACCGGAAAATTTGCCAGCCGGCGTAAACGTAGAACGAAAAGAGATGCACTTGACACATGACGATTTTTTAGCGGTCTTCAAAATCCAACCGTCGGAATTCGAGAAATTACCCGCGTGGCGGAGGCAGAGACTGAAACAGGCGGCCGGCCTGTTTTAA
- the LOC124306103 gene encoding uncharacterized protein LOC124306103, with amino-acid sequence MRNLCGSELERKSHSAVISISTSTNETSTDSEDFSNFNWCCSYKNIHQAKKRTVEVKDSGNFASAFEGLRLSTDSMLQDRFKSKCNMLPPENPVGASQRCPCGCLEQSGPVGGFRTRELSSLRLVIHGPEILNYQGTKQAPEDVAPYWKKDSRMWLWKSVRLARKRKNRISSSVSGSSTMSFISNRDKRDAAAAAGGAGFE; translated from the exons ATGAGAAATCTATGCGGATCGGAATTGGAGCGAAAATCACACAGTGCAGTTATTTCCATCTCGACATCGACGAACGAAACGTCAACCGACAgcgaagatttttcaaactttaacTGGTGCTGCAGTTATAAGAATATTCATCAG GCCAAGAAAAGGACAGTAGAGGTCAAGGATTCGGGGAATTTTGCATCGGCATTCGAGGGTCTGAGGCTGAGTACCGATTCCATGTTGCAAGACAGGTTTAAGTCGAAATGCAACATGTTGCCACCAGAAAATCCTGTGGGAGCATCCCAGCGGTGTCCTTGCGGGTGCCTGGAGCAGAGCGGTCCTGTTGGGGGTTTTAGAACGCGGGAACTTTCGTCGTTGCGTTTAGTCATACACGGTCCCGAAATCCTGAATTACCAGGGTACCAAACAGGCCCCGGAAGACGTCGCGCCTTACTGGAAAAAGGACTCGAGAATGTGGCTGTGGAAATCCGTGCGTCTTGCTCGCAAACGGAAGAATCGAATATCGTCCTCAGTTTCCGGTTCCAGTACTATGTCGTTTATCAGTAATAGAGATAAACGAGatgcagcggcagcagcaggaGGAGCAGGTTTCGAATAG
- the LOC124306098 gene encoding elongation factor Ts, mitochondrial isoform X2 has protein sequence MSAEQWLTEQAQQLGWMKATKLEGRATGQGLIAVSVSDKHAVLVEVNCETDFVARNKYFQGLVTTVASATMKFASNSVSGTDLVNKVSLDSETLKELPAPDGKTLADHSALIIGSVGENLSLRRALCVSVNDDILIAGLSHPVPASPSATLLGKYAAIVAYRAPPKSEQLGKRLCQHIIGMNPAKIGEKGVDEPNPVLDDETTMIYQEYLLDPNITVEQLLTDNQAQVIDFARFETGETLATEKQPLEAVETCG, from the exons ATGAGT GCCGAACAATGGCTAACAGAGCAAGCGCAACAGCTGGGTTGGATGAAGGCGACAAAACTTGAGGGCAGGGCGACGGGTCAAGGGCTAATCGCAGTTTCAGTGAGCGACAAGCACGCAGTCTTGGTCGAGGTCAACTGTGAGACGGATTTTGTTGCCAGAAACAAGTATTTCCAAGGTTTGGTAACAACTGTCGCATCTGCGACAATGAAATTTGCCTCAAACTCAGTCTCCGGCACCGATCTGGTGAACAAAGTCAGCCTGGATTCTGAAACCCTCAAAGAACTCCCTGCACCTGACGGAAAGACCCTTGCTGATCACTCTGCCCTCATCATTGGCAGTGTTGGAGAAAACCTTTCGCTTAGAAGAGCTCTGTGTGTCTCTGTCAACGATGACATTCTCATCGCCGGACTCTCTCACCCAGTGCCAGCCTCTCCATCAGCGACACTGCTTGGCAAATACGCTGCAATTGTCGCATACAGAGCTCCACCAAAATCTGAACAGTTGGGGAAACGACTGTGCCAGCACATCATcg GAATGAATCCGGCCAAGATCGGGGAAAAGGGTGTTGATGAGCCAAATCCAGTTTTGGATGACGAAACAACAATGATTTACCAAGAATACCTACTTGACCCAAATATTACGGTTGAACAATTATTAACTGATAATCAAGCTCAGGTTATCGACTTTGCACGGTTCGAAACCGGAGAGACACTTGCAACAGAAAAACAACCCTTAGAAGCTGTGGAAACGTGCGgctaa
- the LOC124306098 gene encoding elongation factor Ts, mitochondrial isoform X1 produces MLASKLCRFIHTNNSVWQATQKTVLSELRKKTGYTFANCRKALQLHGNDLQKAEQWLTEQAQQLGWMKATKLEGRATGQGLIAVSVSDKHAVLVEVNCETDFVARNKYFQGLVTTVASATMKFASNSVSGTDLVNKVSLDSETLKELPAPDGKTLADHSALIIGSVGENLSLRRALCVSVNDDILIAGLSHPVPASPSATLLGKYAAIVAYRAPPKSEQLGKRLCQHIIGMNPAKIGEKGVDEPNPVLDDETTMIYQEYLLDPNITVEQLLTDNQAQVIDFARFETGETLATEKQPLEAVETCG; encoded by the exons ATGCTTGCGAGCAAATTGTGTCGGTTCATCCATACCAATAATTCAGTATGGCAGGCAACACAAAAGACAGTCTTATCcgaactgagaaaaaaaactggcTACACCTTTGCAAATTGTAGAAAAGCTCTTCAGCTTCATGGAAATGACTTACAGAAG GCCGAACAATGGCTAACAGAGCAAGCGCAACAGCTGGGTTGGATGAAGGCGACAAAACTTGAGGGCAGGGCGACGGGTCAAGGGCTAATCGCAGTTTCAGTGAGCGACAAGCACGCAGTCTTGGTCGAGGTCAACTGTGAGACGGATTTTGTTGCCAGAAACAAGTATTTCCAAGGTTTGGTAACAACTGTCGCATCTGCGACAATGAAATTTGCCTCAAACTCAGTCTCCGGCACCGATCTGGTGAACAAAGTCAGCCTGGATTCTGAAACCCTCAAAGAACTCCCTGCACCTGACGGAAAGACCCTTGCTGATCACTCTGCCCTCATCATTGGCAGTGTTGGAGAAAACCTTTCGCTTAGAAGAGCTCTGTGTGTCTCTGTCAACGATGACATTCTCATCGCCGGACTCTCTCACCCAGTGCCAGCCTCTCCATCAGCGACACTGCTTGGCAAATACGCTGCAATTGTCGCATACAGAGCTCCACCAAAATCTGAACAGTTGGGGAAACGACTGTGCCAGCACATCATcg GAATGAATCCGGCCAAGATCGGGGAAAAGGGTGTTGATGAGCCAAATCCAGTTTTGGATGACGAAACAACAATGATTTACCAAGAATACCTACTTGACCCAAATATTACGGTTGAACAATTATTAACTGATAATCAAGCTCAGGTTATCGACTTTGCACGGTTCGAAACCGGAGAGACACTTGCAACAGAAAAACAACCCTTAGAAGCTGTGGAAACGTGCGgctaa